From Methylovorus glucosotrophus:
CCCGGTTTCCGAGCGCGTCATGGAAATTGGTCAACGTATTGGACTGGCGCTGCTTGGATTGTTGATGGCATGCGCTTTTTATAACGATATAAATCGATTGATAACAGGCTGATCTGAATGAATTTAAGCATCAAGCTTAAGCATATACCGTTTGTGGTATTGGGTATGTATGCAACATCAGCAATGGCACTTGAGCCATTCGTAGTGAAGGATATTCGAGTAGATGGGATACAGCGTACCGAAGCCGGTACCGTATTCAACTACCTGCCTGTCAAGGTCGGTGAGACCATGGATGATGACAAGGCGACTCAGGCAATTAAAGCGCTTTATGGCACTGGGTTCTTCAAGGATGTGCGTATTGAGGCGGATCAGGATGTGCTGGTTGTTGTCGTTCAGGAGCGCGCTGCGATTGCCCAGCTGAATTTCAGCGGCAATAAATCCTTCCCCAGTGACAAAATGAAAGAAGGCCTGAAGCAGATCGGTCTGGCTGAAGGCTTGATTTTTGACCGATCCATGCTGGACCGCGCCGAACAGGAAATCAAACGCCAGTATCTTTCCCAGGGTAAGTATGGCGCTACCGTGAAAGCCGTTGTCACCCCTCTGGAACGTAACCGCGTAGCAGTACAGTTCAATATTGAAGAAGGTGCCATCTCCAAGATTCGCAGCATCAATATTGTGGGCAATCAGGCTTTTGATAGCAAAACCCTGCTGGAAACCATTTCATTGACCACGCCAGGCTGGATGACCTGGTGGAACAAGAATGATCAGTACTCCAAGCAAAAATTGACCGCTGATCTGGAGACCTTGCGGTCTTTTTACATGAATCAAGGTTTTCTGGAGTTCAATATTGAGTCCACCCAGGTCTCGATTACCCCAGACAAACGTGATATTTACATCACCATCAATATCAGTGAAGGTGAGAAATACACCGTTACCGATATCAAGCTGGCTGGCGAAATGCTGCTGGCGGAAGAAGAGGCGCGCAAGCTGATCAGCCTGCAAACAGGTGAATACTTCAATCGCCAGAAAATTACAGAATCCAGCAAGGCCATTGGCGACCGGCTTGGTAACGACGGTTACGCATTTGCTAACGTCAATGCTGTGCCTGATGTTGATAAAGACAAGCATACTGTTGCCTTTACCTTTTTCATCGACCCAGGTCGCCGTGTATATGTCCGTCGTATCAACCTGACCGGTAATACACGCACCCGCGATGAGGTATTACGTCGTGAAATGCGCCAGATGGAATCCGCATGGTATGGCGCTGACAAGATTAATCGTTCCAAGCAGCGTCTGGAGCGTTTGCAGTTCTTCTCGGATGTGAACGTGGAAACCCCTGCGGTACCGGGCACAAATGATCAGGTAGACCTGAACATCAACGTCACCGAAAAATCGACCGGTAGCGTAATGTTTGGCGCCGGCTTGTCCAGTGCTGAAGGTGTGGTATTCGGTGTTACGGTGAACCAGAACAACTTCCTGGGTACGGGTAATCGGGTGTCTGCGCAGGTGAATACCGGTAAGGTAAACACTATCTACTCCTTGAGCTACACCGATCCTTACTTCACGCCGGATGGCGTAAGCCGTACCTTCAATGCGTATCGCCGCGATATTGATACTTCGTATCTAAGTACAGGTAGTTACAAAACATCTTCTTACGGTACCGGCGTAAGCTTTGGCATGCCGCTGAATGAACGTGATTCGGTGAGTGCAGGTCTGACTTTTGACTTTACCCAGGTTGATCTGACTTCCAGTAGCCCCATACAGTATCGTCGCTATTGCGGTGACGCTAACGCCAATGGGTGCGATAACACCAGCGTCTTGCTCAATCTGGGCTGGGCACATGATACCCGGGACAATGTGTTGTTCCCCAACAAGGGTGTTTACCAGCGTTTGAGCACTGAAATTGGTCTGCCTGGCCTGGACTTGCAGTACTACAAGGTGGAATACAAGCATTCCTGGTACAAGGACATTACGCCCAATATCACCTTCATGCTGAATGGCGAAGCAGGGTATGGTGACACTTATGGCGACAAGGACTTTCCGTTCTTCAAGAACTTCTACATCGGTGGTGTAAACTCGGTGCGCGGTTATCAAACCAGCTCGATTGGTCCTCGTCTCTATGACACGGTGAATGAACGCGGGTATGCTATTGGCGGTACCAAGCGTCTGCTGGGTAATGCGGAGTTGTACTTCCCCATTCCTGGCATGAAGGATTCCAAACAATTGCGCCTGAGTACATTTATCGATGCGGGTAACGTGTATACATCGGATGAGCGTATGGATCTTGGCGATCTGCGCTACTCAGCAGGTATTGGCGTGAGCTGGTATTCGCCATTCGGGCCTATCAAGCTCGTATTGGCCAAGGCCCTGAACGCACAAAAGGATGCTGTGCAAACCGATGGCAAAACCTTGTATAACGACGATAAGACGCAGATCCTGCAATTCCAGATGGGTTCGCAGTTCTAAGCTGTTTGTATGATTAAGTTTTAAATATTGGAGAATGAATTGAGTAAATTATTGAAAAGCCTGGTCTTGACAGCATTTGCTGCTTTTACACTGAACGTGTCTGCAGCAGAGCTCAAGGTGGGTTACGTACAAGTGGACAAGATTCTGCAAGAGGCGCCACAAACGGCGGAGAGCGGTAAAAAGCTCGAGAAGGAATTCAGCCCTCGTACCCAAGAGTTGGACCGTCTTCAAAAGCAGATCAAAGATATCGAAACCTCGCTGGACAAAGACAGCCTCACCTTGTCAGAAACTGACCGTCGTAATAAAGAGCGTGATGCATCCAACCTGAAGATCGAGTTTCAGCGTAAACAGCGCGAATTGCGTGAAGATGTGAACATGCGCAAAAACGAAGAGCTGGGTGCTTTGCAAGACCGCATCAACAAAGCCGTTACTTCGGTATCCGAAGCTGAAGGTTATGATCTGGTTGTTTACGGTGGTGTAGCGTACGCAAGCAAGAAAATTGATATTACCGACAAGGTACTGAAGGCTCTGGGCAAGAAGTAATTCTGGTATTAGAAAGCGATCCTGGCCTGATGAAAGCGCAATACTCCTTAACGGAGATCGTATCCAGGCTGGGAGGCGAGCTGGTCGGTGATGGTGATATTGTCATTAGCCGTGTCGCCTCACTGGCCAATGCCCAAGCTGGGCATATCAGCTTCATAACTGATTCCAAGTATCGTACTCAGCTTGCCGATACGGCAGCGAGTGCGATTATCATCAGTGAACAGCATCGTGCATTGACGACGCTGCCGCGCATCGTGACCGATAATCCTTATGCCTATTTCGCACGTGTTTCAGATCTGCTGAATCCGCGTGTCGAGTATGTGCCAGGCATTAGCCCGAATGCCAGTGTGGCTCCGGATGCTGTCGTACCTGCCTCATGTACTGTCATGGATTATGCTGTGATAGCGCCTGGGGTGGAGTTGGGTGAAGGCGTGGTGATTGGCCCAGGCTGTGTGGTTGGGCGCAATGTGCATATCGGCAGCCAGACAGTGCTGCAGTCTCATGTCACGATCTATGCAGATTGCCAGGTCGGTGAGCGTTGTGTCATGGCGGCAGGCGTGGTGATAGGCGCGGATGGTTTTGGTTACGCCAATGATCAGGGGCGCTGGGTTAAAATCCCTCAGGTTGGCAGAGTCATCATCGAGGATGACGTGGAAATTGGCGTCAATACCTCGGTAGACAGAGGTGCCTTGGACGATACGATTATTGAACAGGGCGTGAAGCTTGATAACCTGATTCAGATCGGGCACAACTGCCGGATAGGTGCCCATACCGTGATTGCGGGATGCGTTGGCATTGCCGGTAGCGCAATCGTTGGCAAGCATTGCCGGATAGGGGGTGCTGCCATGATACTGGGGCATCTGGAGATTGCAGATGGAGTGACGATTTCGCCGGGCAGCATGATTACGCGATCATTGCTGAAAACGGATACTTACACAGCGCTGATGCCGTTCCAGACACATGGCGATTGGCTCAAGACGGCGGCAAATATACGTCGTCTCGGCGATATGTCCGAGCGGGTAAAGCAGTTGGAAAATGAGTTGGCGCAGATCAGGGCGCAGCTGGACATAACAAATAGAAATTGAGGAAATGCCATGAATGATCAGGCTGTTACCAGCATGGATATCCATGAAATATTAGAGCACCTGCCGCACCGTTACCCTTTCTTGCTGGTCGACAAGGTCTTATCCCTGGAACTTGGCAAGGAAATCGTGGCTGTCAAAAACGTCAGCATGAACGAGCCTTTTTTCCCTGGCCATTTTCCTTATCATCCTGTCATGCCTGGCGTTCTGATTGTGGAAGCCATGGCTCAGGCGGCTGCCATCCTGTCGTTCAAGACGATGGACACCAAGCCCAATGATGAGTCGGTGTATTACTTTGCCGGCATTGATAGCGCGCGGTTCAAAAAGCCGGTATCGCCAGGTGACCAGCTTATTCTCAAGGTCAGCATAGATCGTATCCTTCGTGGTATCTGGAAATACAAAGGTCAGGCCTTGGTTGATGATGTGGTCGTGGCAGAAGCCGAAATGATGTGCATATTGAAGGCAATTGAGTAGCCATTATGACGTCCCAGGTTAAAATCCACCCGACAGCGATCATTGATCCGCGAGCGGGGCTTGATAGCACTGTTGAAGTTGGCGCTTATACCAGCATAGGTCCGGATGTGCAGATCGGGCCAGGAACGCGCGTAGGCAATAATGTGGTGATTGCAGGCCCTACGACCATAGGCAAGAACAATCACCTGTTCCATTTTTCCTCGCTAGGTGAGGCGCCACAGGATAAAAAATACCGTGACGAACCTACACGGCTCGAAATCGGCGATAACAACACCATTCGCGAGTTCTGCACCCTGAACCGCGGTACGGTTCAGGATAAGGGCGTGACCCGTATCGGAAACGATAACTGGATCATGGCGTATGTCCATATTGCCCATGATTGTCAGGTAGGCAATCACACCATTCTGGCAAACAACTCCTCGCTGGCCGGACATGTCGATATGTACGACCATGCTATTCTGGGGGGCTTTACCCTGGTGCATCAATTCTGCAAAATCGGCTCGCATGTCATGACCGCCGTTGGCACCGTTGTTTTCAAGGATATTCCTCCTTATGTAACGGCCGCGGGATATGACGCCAAGCCGCATGGCATTAATGCCGAAGGGCTCAAGCGACGTGGTTTCAGCGCGGATAGCATCACCCGTATCAAGCGCGCATACAAGACGCTTTACCGTCAGGGCTTGACCCTGGAAGAAGCCAAAGAGCAACTGGCCTTGCAACTCGCGGAGTGCCAGGAGCTGGGTATCTTGTTAGACTTTTTGAATATTTCCACCCGCGGCATTGTCCGTTAAGAAAGACCTGTAGCATGCCCATTATCGGCATTGTTGCCGGAGAGTCGTCCGGTGATCTTCTTGGCAGTCATTTGATCCGAGCCTTGAAAAAGCATAGGCCGGATCTGCAGTTTGTCGGCATTGCAGGCCCTAAGATGCAGGCCGAAGGGGCACGCACACTTTTCCCCATGGAGCGCTTGTCCATTCGCGGTTATCTGGAGGTCTTGCGTCATCTGCCTGGTTTGTTAAGGTTGCGCCGCCAGCTTGCCCGTGATCTTATCGAGGCTCGCCCCGAGCTTTTCATCGGGATTGATGCGCCTGACTTTAACTTTGGCCTGGAACGCAAACTCAAGCGCCGCGGCATTCCCACTGTTCATTATGTGAGTCCCTCCATCTGGGCCTGGCGCCGTGGCAAGATGTCAAAAATCAAGCGTGCGGTTTCCCATATGCTGGCGCTATTCCCCTTTGAACCTGACTTATACAAAGAGGCCGGGGTGCCGGTCAGTTATGTGGGACACCCATTGGCAGATATCCTGCCTATTGAGCCGGATCAGGTACAGGCACGTCAGAATCTCAAGCTCAAGGCAGGGCAGGTTGTCATCGCCATGTTGCCGGGTAGCCGCCAAAGTGAAGTGCGCCAATTGGCGGCGCTCTATGTGCAAACCGCCCGAAAAATGTTGGAGCATCAGCCCGGTATCCAGTTTGTTGTTCCCCTGATTACGCGTGAAACCCGCAGGATTTTTGAGCAGGCCATCTACGATGAGAAGGCGGAAGAACTGCCGATCAATATTTTATTTGGGCATGCCCATATGGCGATGGAAGCTGCGGATGCCGTCATTGTGGCATCGGGCACCGCCACACTGGAGGCGGCCTTGCTGAAGCGCCCCATGGTGATCACCTATCGTATGCCTTGGCTGAGCTGGCAAATATTGAAACGCATGCTCTATCTCCCTTATGTGGGACTGCCCAATGTCTTGGCCGGGCGCTTTGTGGTTCCCGAGTTGCTGCAGCACAATGCGACACCAGAAAAGTTGTCTGAAGCCACGCTTAAGATGGTGAACGACAAAACCCAGATGGAAGAAATCAAAGCTGAATTCACGCGCATTCATCATCTTCTGCGGCAAAATACTGAGGAAAAAGCTGCAAGTGCCATTCTGGCTTGCTTGCCATGAGTGAACTCATCATTTGCGGGGTGGATGAAGCCGGGCGGGGGCCTTTGGCTGGGGCCGTTTACGCAGCTGCCGTAATTCTGAATCCTGCCAGGCCTATTCCAGGGTTGGCTGACTCCAAAAAACTTTCCGAAAAAAAACGGGATGCGCTGACCCTGGAAATCAAGCAGCATGCGCTTGCCTGGGCCATTGCCCACAGCACGGTGGAAGAAATCGATAGCATCAATATCCTGCAAGCCAGTCTGCTGGCAATGCGCAGGGCGGTCGAACAACTCGGCATTCAGCCGCATAAGCTACTGGTAGATGGCTTGCACTGCCCGCAGGTTTCCATGGTGGCAGAAGCGATTGTCGATGGCGACAGCAAAGTCGAGGCGATTTCTGCGGCCTCTATTCTGGCGAAAACTGCACGCGACAAAGAGCTGTACGCGCTTGACCAGCAATATCCTCATTATGGATTTGCCAAACACAAAGGCTATCCCACCGCATTCCACATGGCCATGCTGATTGAGCATGGCGTCTCGCCTGTGCACCGGCGCAGTTATGCGCCTGTCAAAAAACTGCTCTAGCGTCCGCCAGCTGTCAATAACAGAAATACGGTGGGTTGACGGTGGATATCCGGCAGGTCTTGCCGCTTCCATTCGGAGATTGTTTTAGTCACGATGCGCTCCGTGCTCAGGCTGATATTGGTGGCCACACAAAGCCTCGTCGTCCCCTGGCACTGGGCCAGAATATCCTCCAGCATATGTTGGTTACGGTATGGCGTTTCGATGAATAGCTGAGTCTGTTGCCACTTTTGCGATTCCCGCTCCAATTCTTTCAAGCGTTGAATCCGTGCAGCCTTGTCGCTGGGCAGATACCCATGAAAGCTGAATCGCTGCCCATCAAGCCCTGAGGCCATCAGGCTCAATAATATGGACGAAGGGCCGACCAAGGGCACCACCTTGATGCCTTTGCGGTGCGCGAGTTCCACCAGTCTGGCGCCCGGGTCTGCAATGCCCGGGCAACCTGCTTCCGACATAATCCCTACGTTACGACCTTGCAGCAGAGGTTTGAGCAGCTCAGGCAATGCTTTTTCTTCGGTATGCTCATTGAGCGGCAACAGGGTCAGTTCACGTACCGGCTTATCTGTTTTGATCAGGGATAAAAAGCGCCGCGCCGTTTTTTCGTTCTCCACCACAAAAGTGTCCAGCGTTCTGGCGAGTTTCAATACATCAACGGGCAGCGCATTATCCAGTCGATCATCTCCCAGTGTGACAGGCAATAGATAAAGCGTGCCCAAGGGCGATGATGTGACTGTGGAGGAGGAGGTCGTGCTCATGAGATCAATATCTAACCTGCGTGCGATAAGTGAGTACGGCTTGGCCTTCGGCTGGGATCTGGACTTTCCAAGCGTACAGATGGCTGTTCAGCTTGTTACCTGGCTGACTTTCCTTCAGGATTTTCCAATCGCCGGGTATTGGTTCTTGCACAATGACCGTGACAGTTTCTTTTTTCGCATTGCGCAGCACAATTTCGTAAGCGCTTTCTGTGGCCCTGCTCCCTTTGGCTGGATTAGGTAATTGCTTGAAGTCGGCTTGCTTCTTGTCGGCATTGATGTCGAAGGCATCGCCCAGCTTCAGCCTGATTGTTTCATTGCGTGCGGTATGGTCAATATTGTCCTCACCTACAAACTGAGCATTGCCCTGGCGATCTTTTTTGTACACGCGCAGGGTGCCTTTAGGCAAAGGCATGCCAAGGCGGTCTGCTTCCTTGTTATCAAACTCGATAAAGACCCCGACTTTGAGTTTCTGGCCGATTTCATCCACGCTGGAACCATAGTAATAATCCGCGCCTTTCAGTAAAAGCTCTTTTCGAACAGGCACTTGGCTTGCGCTGAGCAGGGCAACTTGTTTGGATTGGTTTTCAGCCAGGGTAGTGGGGCGATCCAGGCTGTAGAGGTGATACTCCAGCAGGGATTCTTCACTGACCGGAGCGGCGGCATCCATCGCCATTTCCGATCGTGCCATCTTCATGAGCATGGGCCTGGCTTGTGGTGCGCGATGCACATCGCCGGCTACAAGTTGCAATTTGGCATTGCGATACGTAGCGCCGCTGGTATTGTTGAGCGTGATCCAGGCTGACAAGTCCAGCTTGTCTTCAGCCGCATTCAGTTCGGCAACATAGTCAGCTTTCCAGGATAGGCCACCGGTCAGGTAGCTGAGCTCAACAGTTTGGTCGCCAGCCTGCTTGTTGCTGAGATGGGTAAGCAGGGTGGGGCGGTCGCGCAGATTAGCAGGGACATCCGGGTAGACAATGCGGCCTGCAATGCCGGTTTCAATGCGGTTGCCAATTTTGAGCACGGCACCATTATTCGCCGACAGCACCTGCGCTTGCTCGCTGGTCTCAACGCCCGTGGCAGGGTTGGTCCGAACGAGCTGGACTGTCTTGCCTACATATTTTTCCAGCAGCTTTTCCGGCGTCAGCAAATCAAAGTCGAAATTCTGCTCAACGACGTTCAGCGTATTGGGTGTGCTCAGGCTGCGTAACAGTGCAGTCTCAGGGCGCAATTGGGCGCTGACATCGCGCAGGGTCAATACACTGTTACCCGCAGGCAGTCTGGTTTTTCGCTGGTCTTTGATGAGGGCAAGGTCCTCGTTATAAATGGTGACGGCTACCTGGGTTTGATCCTGCAATGTACTCAGTATTTCTTCTGTATCAGCGGCCAGTACCTGGCTGGCAAACAGACTGCTCAGACATAGAGCGAGAACACGGTTTTGCATGAAAATCTCCTTGGGGCGTTGCCCGCTTAGATAATGGTTAAGCCTTCGTTTTGCAGCATAGTGATGAGGCGGATCAATGGTAACCCGATCAGGGCATTCGGGTCTGTGCCCTCCATGCGTGCAATGAGCGCAATTCCAAGCCCTTCCGATTTTGCGCTGCCCGCACAGTTGTATGGCTGCTCTTTATGCAGATAGTTTTCAATCTGGGCATCACTCAGCATTCTGAATTCGACCACGTAAGGCACAACATCCGCCTGTATGGTGCCAGTGGCGGCATTGTATAGACATAGCGCGCTATGGAAGGTGACCTCGCGTCCCCGCATGCTTTGCAATTGCCTTACTGCCTTTGCGTGCGTACCCGGTTTGCCAATTTGCTGGCCATCCAGCGTCGCCACCTGGTCGCAGCCAATGATCAGGGCATGTGGGTATTGCGCGGCGACTTTGCGCGCTTTTTCCTGGCTGAGCCGCAAAGCAGTGTCTTCTGGCTTTTCATTGGCTAAAGGTGATTCATCAATATCAGGTGAGCAGCAGATGAATGGGATATCCAGCCTGGTCAGCAAGTCGCGGCGGAATGGGGATGAGGAGGCAAGAATCAGTTCGACAGACATAAGTTCTTTTACCAATAAAAAAGCCGACAGATATGAAAACTGCCGGCTTGTTAGGGATGACGCTGCGGTTACGCGGGCTGGATTTCCAGCAGAGACTCATCCGGAGTCACGCTATCACCCTTGACGACATGAACGGCAACGACGATGCCTGATTTTGGCGCCTGGATTTCATTTTCCATTTTCATCGCCTCAATCACCAACACGGCATCGCCGGCATTTACCTGGTCGCCCGCTTTAACCTTCACTTCCACAATGGTTCCCGGCATGGCGGTGGTCACACAACCGACATGGGATGGGCGAGGGCGGCCTGTGCTGTTGCTGGCATTGCTGGATGCTTTTTTACGGCCATTGCCATTCGTGTTGCCATCGCTGACTTCAATTTCACTGAGGGTTTCTACAACCACTTCCTCAGCCACCCCATCCACGGACACATAGAATGGGCGCTGATCTTCACCCGCATGACCACTGCCAGTGAGTTTGATATGGAAGGTTTCACCATGCAGCGTGACATTGAATTCATGCGGGGCATAGCGAGCGGCGGAGGTGGAAGCTGCTTCTTTGGTCAGTAGCGCTTCTGGTTTCAGTGTGCCTGCATTACGTTCCTGCAGGAAGGTTTTTGCCAAGTCAGGGAACATGGCGTAGGTCAGCACATCTTCCTCTGTCTTTGCCAATCCTTCGGATTCTGCGCGCAGTTTATCCATTTCTGCATCCAGCAGATCTGCTGGGCGGCAGGTAACGACCACGGCATCACCTACAGCAAGGTGTTTCACATCGGTATTGACGGTGCTTGGTGCCTTGCCATACTGCCCCAGCAGGTAGTTTTTCACCTCGTTGGTGATGGATTTGTAACGGGCGCCGGTCATCACATTCAGTACGGCCTGGGTTCCCACGATTTGCGAGGTAGGCGTAACCAACGGAGGGAAGCCCAAATCCTCACGCACACGTGGAATTTCTGCCAGTACTTCATCCATGCGGTCCAGAGCGCCTTGCTCTTTCAGCTGGTTGGACAAATTCGAAATCATGCCGCCTGGCACCTGATTCACCAGTACGCGGGTATCAACACCAGTGAAGGCGCTTTCAAACTGCCAGTACTTCTTGCGAACTTCACGGAAGTAGGCGGCAATTTCTTGCAGCTTGCCCAGATCAAGGCCGGTGTCGTACTCGGTACCTTGCAATGCAGCCACAATACTTTCGGTGGTCGGCAGGCTTGCGCCTTCCGCAAAGGAGGAAATGGCACCGTCCACAATCGCGACGCCGTTATCCACTGCACGCAGGATGGACATGCTGGCCAGACCGGAAGTGGCGTGGGCATGCAGGTGAATAGGCAAATTGGTGGCTGCACGCAATTCCTTGACCAGCTCGCCGGTGATTTCAGGCGTCAGCAGACTGGCCATGTCCTTGATGGCGATGGTGTCACAGCCGAAGGAGGCCAACTCTTTGGCCAGCTCGACAAAATAAGGAATGCCATGCACGGGACTGGTGGTGTAGCTGATAGTACCTTCGGCGTGCTTGCCGACTTTTTTCACGGCTTCGATAGAGGTGCGCAGATTGCGCAGATCATTCATCGCATCAAATATGCGGAAAACATCCACGCCATTATCGGCGGACTTTTGCACGAATGCGCGTACCACATCGTCGGAATAATGACGGTAGCCAAGCAGATTCTGGCCGCGCAGCAGCATTTGGATGGGCGTCGATGGCAAGGCCTTGCGCAAACTCTTCAGACGCTCCCAAGGGTCTTCCTTCAGATAACGTACGCAAGCATCAAATGTCGCGCCACCCCAGGCCTCCAATGACCAGTAACCAATGGCATCAAGCTGTGGGCAGATGGGCAGCATGTCTTCAGTGCGCATGCGCGTTGCGATCAATGACTGGTGGCCATCGCGTAAAACTACATCAGTAACATATACTTTTGCCATATTCTTAACTTATCGCTTCACTATTAATACGGGTTCTATTTAGATGCCTTCGTGCGCTGCTATGGCGGCTGAGATGGCGGCGGCGATCAATTCGCGCGGTAGTTTGGTTTCATAATTGATCAGCTCCGGATGGGATTCAACAAAGCTGGTATCAAACTTGCCACTGCGAAAATCAGGATGATTAAGAATTTCCTGATAGTAAGGAATCGTGGTCTTCACGCCGTAAACCACCATGTCGTTCAGCGACCGGCGACCACGCTCGATCACGCTTTCCCAGTTGAGTGCCCACACCGTTAACTTGGCGCACATGGAGTCGTAATAAGGCGGAATGACGTAACCACTGTACATTGCCGCATCCATACGGACACCTGGGCCGCCCGGGGCATAGTAACGCGTGATTTTGCCAAAGCTTGGCAAAAAGTCCTTCTTCGGATCTTCAGCGTTGATGCGAAACTCCATGGCAAACCCGCGGTAGTGCACATCTTCTTGCTTGTATTGAAGTTTAAGACCATCGGCAATGCGAATCTGTTCCTGCACGATATCAATACCAGTGATGGTTTCGGTAACCGTGTGCTCTACCTGCAGGCGGGTGTTCATTTCCATGAAATAAAAGCTGTTATCCGAGTCCAGCAAAAACTCCACGGTGCCAGCATTCTTGTAGCCCACGGCCTTGGCAGCCTTGACTGCCAATTTGCCAATGTATTCGCGTTGCGCATTGCTTAATTGCGGCGAGGGGGCAATTTCAATCAGTTTCTGGTTGCGGCGCTGAATGGAACAGTCGCGTTCGAACAGGTGAATCACGTTGCCATGGCTATCTGCCATGATCTGTACTTCAATATGTTTGGGATTAACCACGCACTTTTCGAGGAATACTTCGGGTTTGCCAAACGCTTTGCTGGCTTCCGAGATCACGCGGTCGTAGTTGCTGAGCAATTCTTTTTCATCATTACAGCGGCGAATGCCACGTCCGCCGCCACCGTTGGTGGCTTTCAGCATGACGGGGTAGCCGATTTTGCGGGCAAGGGTGCGAGCTTCCTCGAGATCGGCCAGGTTGCCGTTACTGCCAGGCACACAGGGAATGCCGGCCTTGATCATGGCATTACGTGCCTGAATCTTGTCTCCCATCTGGCGAATGACCTTTGCATCCGGACCAATGAATTTGATGCCTCGGCGGGCACATATTTCGGCTAATTCGGGATTTTCGGACAAAAAGCCGTAGCCGGGATGCAGGGCGTCGCAACCTGAAGCCACGGCCAGGTTGACGATATTATGTGCATTCAAATAACCCACCACAGGGTCTGAGCCAATGTTATAGGCTTCGTCGGCTTTCTTTACATGTAATGCGTGGCGGTCGGCATCAGAGTAGATGGCGACTGACTTGATTCCCATTTCTGAACATGCGCGAACGATGCGGACAGCAATTTCACCGCGATTAGCTATAAGTATTTTTTTGATCACGCTTGAGACCTGATTTTTTGACACAGAAACATGCAAATTATATCATGCGCCCCTATGGCTGCACAGAACATCATCAATAGCATTGAGTTTGCGCGAAAAGCGCTTGAAATTCATGGTACAATTCCGGTTTCGCAATTTCCGCGCCTTCAGGATGCCTATGCATCAGCCGATGGCGCGCTGAATTGGCGCTTGCTGGGGAATGTTAACGACGGCAAACCAACACTGCAATTAAAGGTGTCCGGGGATCTGGGTTTAACATGTCAGCGTTGTCTGGAAGCCATGTCATACAACATCGACATTTCGACATTGTATTACCTGGTGCCCGATGAGGATGCTATTCCGTCAGAAGAAGAGGATCTCGATGACAGGGATTACCTGGTTGCTGAAACGCATATGCAAGTGTCGGAATTGATAGAGGATGAGGTGTTGCTGGCGATGCCGCTGGCACCCAAGCACGAACAAGAGGATTGTGCCGTAAAGGGTGATCGTCTTGAGCTGGGAAAACCTAATCCATTTGCGGTGTTGCAGGGTTTGAAGTCCGGAAAGCACCGGGATTAATTAGTTAACAGGAGTAGATCATGGCAGTTCAACAAAACAAGAAGTCCCCATCGAAGCGCGGCATGCAC
This genomic window contains:
- the bamA gene encoding outer membrane protein assembly factor BamA; this encodes MNLSIKLKHIPFVVLGMYATSAMALEPFVVKDIRVDGIQRTEAGTVFNYLPVKVGETMDDDKATQAIKALYGTGFFKDVRIEADQDVLVVVVQERAAIAQLNFSGNKSFPSDKMKEGLKQIGLAEGLIFDRSMLDRAEQEIKRQYLSQGKYGATVKAVVTPLERNRVAVQFNIEEGAISKIRSINIVGNQAFDSKTLLETISLTTPGWMTWWNKNDQYSKQKLTADLETLRSFYMNQGFLEFNIESTQVSITPDKRDIYITINISEGEKYTVTDIKLAGEMLLAEEEARKLISLQTGEYFNRQKITESSKAIGDRLGNDGYAFANVNAVPDVDKDKHTVAFTFFIDPGRRVYVRRINLTGNTRTRDEVLRREMRQMESAWYGADKINRSKQRLERLQFFSDVNVETPAVPGTNDQVDLNINVTEKSTGSVMFGAGLSSAEGVVFGVTVNQNNFLGTGNRVSAQVNTGKVNTIYSLSYTDPYFTPDGVSRTFNAYRRDIDTSYLSTGSYKTSSYGTGVSFGMPLNERDSVSAGLTFDFTQVDLTSSSPIQYRRYCGDANANGCDNTSVLLNLGWAHDTRDNVLFPNKGVYQRLSTEIGLPGLDLQYYKVEYKHSWYKDITPNITFMLNGEAGYGDTYGDKDFPFFKNFYIGGVNSVRGYQTSSIGPRLYDTVNERGYAIGGTKRLLGNAELYFPIPGMKDSKQLRLSTFIDAGNVYTSDERMDLGDLRYSAGIGVSWYSPFGPIKLVLAKALNAQKDAVQTDGKTLYNDDKTQILQFQMGSQF
- a CDS encoding OmpH family outer membrane protein; the encoded protein is MSKLLKSLVLTAFAAFTLNVSAAELKVGYVQVDKILQEAPQTAESGKKLEKEFSPRTQELDRLQKQIKDIETSLDKDSLTLSETDRRNKERDASNLKIEFQRKQRELREDVNMRKNEELGALQDRINKAVTSVSEAEGYDLVVYGGVAYASKKIDITDKVLKALGKK
- the lpxD gene encoding UDP-3-O-(3-hydroxymyristoyl)glucosamine N-acyltransferase encodes the protein MKAQYSLTEIVSRLGGELVGDGDIVISRVASLANAQAGHISFITDSKYRTQLADTAASAIIISEQHRALTTLPRIVTDNPYAYFARVSDLLNPRVEYVPGISPNASVAPDAVVPASCTVMDYAVIAPGVELGEGVVIGPGCVVGRNVHIGSQTVLQSHVTIYADCQVGERCVMAAGVVIGADGFGYANDQGRWVKIPQVGRVIIEDDVEIGVNTSVDRGALDDTIIEQGVKLDNLIQIGHNCRIGAHTVIAGCVGIAGSAIVGKHCRIGGAAMILGHLEIADGVTISPGSMITRSLLKTDTYTALMPFQTHGDWLKTAANIRRLGDMSERVKQLENELAQIRAQLDITNRN
- the fabZ gene encoding 3-hydroxyacyl-ACP dehydratase FabZ — encoded protein: MNDQAVTSMDIHEILEHLPHRYPFLLVDKVLSLELGKEIVAVKNVSMNEPFFPGHFPYHPVMPGVLIVEAMAQAAAILSFKTMDTKPNDESVYYFAGIDSARFKKPVSPGDQLILKVSIDRILRGIWKYKGQALVDDVVVAEAEMMCILKAIE
- the lpxA gene encoding acyl-ACP--UDP-N-acetylglucosamine O-acyltransferase: MTSQVKIHPTAIIDPRAGLDSTVEVGAYTSIGPDVQIGPGTRVGNNVVIAGPTTIGKNNHLFHFSSLGEAPQDKKYRDEPTRLEIGDNNTIREFCTLNRGTVQDKGVTRIGNDNWIMAYVHIAHDCQVGNHTILANNSSLAGHVDMYDHAILGGFTLVHQFCKIGSHVMTAVGTVVFKDIPPYVTAAGYDAKPHGINAEGLKRRGFSADSITRIKRAYKTLYRQGLTLEEAKEQLALQLAECQELGILLDFLNISTRGIVR